DNA from Triticum aestivum cultivar Chinese Spring chromosome 7D, IWGSC CS RefSeq v2.1, whole genome shotgun sequence:
ATGATGCTCAAAATCATGCTTCTTGTGTGTGTTTTGTTGGAAATGGTGGTTTGGTCAGTGGTAGTACTGATGTAGATGCCCCTTTAGactaaaaaaatgttacttttgttTAAGTGCTCACTGGTCAGACCAAGTTGTTTTACGCTTTGATCTGGATAAGGCTTAGTTAGGAGTTCACACTTTGTAGGCAGGAAGTCGTAGCTCACCTTGTTAGTTCCGTTTCCGTGAAATGCACGCCAGTTGTTCAGCCAATTTAGTACCAAAATCAATGAGTCATCTTAAAAAAGTTTGGACATGCAGGGTGTTTTGGTTTCATTTGTTGGCAGTTGTAGAGTTGTTTCGCAAGTATGTGCCATGGATTTGTTCATTGCAATTGTTTCCTAGCATCGTGAACTGGGCACCTTCAGCATCTGTTTGAGTGGTCTGTTcagagttactccctccgtcccataatataagatgttattacaaccaatatactcacatactggttgtaataacatcttatattatggcttatgggacggaggaagtagattACAAGTTGTATGTGGGTGTTGGTAGCAACTCATAAAGAGGTACATTTAGCTTCTAAGGTTTGCATTACCTGTGGCAGCCGTGTCCAAAAACAGTTTCATACCAAACCGTGAAATCCTTAATTCAGTTTTTCGTACTAACTTCACCACCCTATTTGAAAAGCAACAAATGAAAATGAACTATGCCACTGATTGCCGGTTTCCATGGGTTGAGTAAAAATCGTTTTGAACACCCCTAACATGTGACTGATAATATTGGTCGTAGAACAGTAGAAGGAAAGTTGTATTGTGAATACAATGCTGAACTGCAGTAATGCATAACTTAAATCATCACCGAATTATCATTTGGTGGCACCAGTTTATAGAATTATCCATTTCATTTTTTATAAAGCAAGCAATCTTTTTCCAGAGGTGCAATTAAATCTCCATGGTCTCGGAGGAAAAGAAAACAAGCACTCTCTTGTCAAAACTGGAGCCGTCTATTTTCTGTGAATGGGAAGTTTCGTGATGGAGGAAGAAAATTTCTGAAGAAAGTTCGCAGTGGGGTAAGTTTCGTTAGCGTCCAGGTTTTATTTGTAATGGATGTCCGACATACATATGTGATCATTAGCTGTACACATGTTCGCTATGATGTAATGTTCTGCATCTAAGTCCACTTTAAAGAATGTCAAGGTTATTAATTCTATAATTCTCTTACAGGGAATTGAACCAGGTATCAGGGCTGAAGTTTGGCCATTTCTACTTGGAGTGTAAGTTACCTGATCCCTCTATTTTTATACATCTAGTATGGTATAACAGTCATCTTGTTAACATGGTTTGAAGTTGTAAGCTTGTAGACATGATTGCAATTTCAGTAGCAAGCATCTCGCGTTTTTTTCCTGTAGTTTAGAGAGGGTTTTCATTGTTCTAGTACTCCTTGAGTACTTAATGTTATATTTACTTGTTGCTGTCTGCCTCTCTATTTGTTGCTTAGCAAAATAATGTTGTGACCCTCAAAGAATGTATGGTGAACCTGTTGAAATATTACCTATCTGGGCCCCTTCTTTTGCATGTGCTAGCAGAGTTTTTAGGATTAAATCACCTATAGCATCAAGAACTATTTAGACAACCTTGCATGCGGTACAAACATCTCAGTTGATGGCAAATGTAAATTGGGTTAAACTAGTATGCCTGAACTGTAATCCAGCCTTGAAGTGCTGCGAAGCATGCGTTTGATGGCTGTATCATAGTTTAGGCATGAAGTCCGAACATTGTGTCACTAATGCTTAGCTGGTTAATGCAGAGAGCCATCAATTATGGCTTTTAAGGTGTGTTCTGAACCTCCTTCCTGTCCTTGCATGCATTTAAGTATGAACTTGTTGATCTATGCTCATGATAGCGAGTAATACTATGCTCTTGTAGTTATTTCAGCCATATAGTTGAAAGTGATATTTCACATGATAGCTGCAATAGAGATAAAATCTGATATTGCACCATGTGTTGAAAACTGCAAAGTCTATTTGAATCAATGGATTTCCAAAGGAATGTTAGAGGATTCTGATCCTTATGAAATTTTCCCACatgggttgtttgattcataggattgcagaccataggaattttttcttaggattcatttgtactaggtTCTGTAGGAAAAATTTCCATCCACTCCAGCCTCTTGGAAAGAATGCTATGTTTCTCCTATGCACAATAAAAAAAAACTGTTCAATCTTGTATAGTAGTGAAGATAGCATGACATTCCAAACCTgcttttttcctattcctgcgtttgGAAATCCTGCAAATCCAAGAGGCAAATGGTTTCGGTGACCTGGATTTTCATAGCCAGCTTTTCATATTGTTCTTTCTGTCTTTCAAGAAAAGGCATACACCACCAAAATTGAATAGAGGAATTATAACCCATGTTTAGCAAGATCCAAATTCCTACCAAACTCTTTAAGGATCACCAGCATGCACAGGAAACAGTTTTAAGACCCAGACAGACGAGTAAGCTGTTATGGCAACTGATCAAGAAAACTACTCTTACAGAATACAGTTTTAAGACCCAGACAGGCGAGTAAGCTGTTGTGGCGACCGGTTGAACGGCTGGAACTATGGTGCGAGCTGCTTGACTGTGGCCAGATAGCATACTGTATTTGCCAGCAATCAAGTTCAGCTCAGGTTGTACTGTTATAGCCTGATAGGGAAGGTCCTCCGTGAGGGTGAGGCTGAGGCTGAGGATTGACACATATTTTGCACGATTTTTCTTTCACTGTTTCCATAAATTGTCCAATTGCTGAAGTGGACCAGACCTGCCAATAGTCTAGGACTTTTCGGTCTAACTGGTCTTGTCAGGTTTTTTAAACCATGCTTCAGAATTCAGAACTGTGTCTGAAACAGTAATATATGGTGGTTCTGTTTTATATGGTGTAGTAAAATCTAATGTGAACCTGTGAACAAAGTACCTCAATATTATATTTTAAAACATTTAATAAGTACTTCTTGCTTAGTATGCTTTTTACACTAAGTCTGAAGATTGACCAAATTTCTTGTCATATACAGCTATGATTTAAATAGTTCTGAAGAGGAAAGAAATATCATCAGGACAAAGAAAAGGTAACAGTTTCATAACAACTCACCTTCTGTCGGTCCTTTCTAGATTTTAGTTGTACACATGGTCTGCATTTATTATTACTCACCTTCACATATAGCACGAAGTGAGAGtagataagtactccctccgtcccaaaataagtgtctcaactttgtactaactttagtgcaaagttgtactaaggttgagacacttgttTTGGGACAAGAGGGAGTAATACATATAAGCTTGGGTGGAACTTCCATGACCCATGTTGGAATTTTCTGTGTTTCAAATTATCAGACGAGAATGGAGTGTGAATACTGACTTTAATGATGCCTGATtaatttatttgcattttgtttggCACATCTTCTGGTGCAGGAATGAGTACGAAAAGCTCAGGCGCAAATGCCATCAAATTCTGAACTGCCAAAAGGGATTTGGGCTAAAGGTTATAAATGAAATCAACAATGAGGGGTGTTCTCGTGGTGTGCCTTATCTGCAAGATGTTAGTGCGAGTGTTTCTGTATCAGCCAAGGAATTTAATTGTTCAGGGAGCGAGGCAAATAGTCCGGATAATGCTGCCTGTGGTGCTGCAGAATGCATGGATGATGATACAAGTGAGTTAACTTGTGTAGATCAATCTATGGCAGAATCAGAATCTTCTGACTCTGCATCTTCTGATGAAGAAGACCACGGGCAGATATCCGTCTGTGCTGATATAGAAGAGAACGGCGCTCCAGAGCCTAAATTTGTCAGGAGTACCTCGTCCAAGTCAGACTTCTTTAGATCTAACAAAACTCCAGAGGATTTTGCAACATGGCAGCGCATTATACGTCTAGATGCTATCCGGGCAAACACAGACTGGGCTTTATTCTCCTGTAACCAGGCTGAAATCTCCGAGGAAAAGGCATTGCAGCGTGCATTGTCTGTTGGTTTGAAAGATTATGACCATTTAGAGCCTTATATGGTATATCATGCTGCCCGGTTAGTTGCATTGCTTGAGGCATATGCACTCTATGATCCAGAGATTGGCTACTGCCAAGGTATGAGTGACCTGTTGTCACCTATAATTGCGGTAATGAAGGAAGACCATGAAGCATTTTGGTGCTTTGTGGGCTTCATGAAGAAAGCTCGGCACAACTTCAGGCTGGATGAGGTTGGAATAAGAAGACAGTTGAAGACTGTCTCCCAGATAATCAAGCGCAAAGACTCGCACCTCTATAGACACCTGCAGAAGCTGCAGGCCGAGGACTGCTTCTTTGTGTACAGAATGGTGTTGGTCCTCTTCAGGAGAGAGCTCACCTTTGAGCAGACTTTATGCCTGTGGGAGGTGATGTGGGCTGATCAGGCCGCTGTTCGAGCTGGGATCGGAAGGTCCACTTGGGGAAGGATAAGGCTCCATGCTCCTCCAACCGACGATTTGTTGCTGTATGCCATTGCGGCCTGCGTCCTACAGAGGAGGAGGCTGATCATCGAGAGGTACAGCAGCATGGATGAGATACTGCGGGAGTGCCATAGCAT
Protein-coding regions in this window:
- the LOC123164765 gene encoding rab GTPase-activating protein 22, with protein sequence MKALRRSSTSSSSSSSSSPRTPSSPPPPSSRIHRRSLLLVASSASSLAALGKSAAAASASASPLLTADSSSSSPPNSDRGAIKSPWSRRKRKQALSCQNWSRLFSVNGKFRDGGRKFLKKVRSGGIEPGIRAEVWPFLLGVYDLNSSEEERNIIRTKKRNEYEKLRRKCHQILNCQKGFGLKVINEINNEGCSRGVPYLQDVSASVSVSAKEFNCSGSEANSPDNAACGAAECMDDDTSELTCVDQSMAESESSDSASSDEEDHGQISVCADIEENGAPEPKFVRSTSSKSDFFRSNKTPEDFATWQRIIRLDAIRANTDWALFSCNQAEISEEKALQRALSVGLKDYDHLEPYMVYHAARLVALLEAYALYDPEIGYCQGMSDLLSPIIAVMKEDHEAFWCFVGFMKKARHNFRLDEVGIRRQLKTVSQIIKRKDSHLYRHLQKLQAEDCFFVYRMVLVLFRRELTFEQTLCLWEVMWADQAAVRAGIGRSTWGRIRLHAPPTDDLLLYAIAACVLQRRRLIIERYSSMDEILRECHSMAGQLDVWRLLDDAHDLVVNLHNKI